A single region of the Plantactinospora soyae genome encodes:
- a CDS encoding DUF4352 domain-containing protein has translation MRKTTILGLLLATTVALGCGAGTTDTAGSGAAGGNASGEDDAGQDDKKEPAKTAKLGDKVRDGKFEFTVKSAKCGTAKVGNDLLGEKAQGQFCLVTVNVRNIGKESQMFSDGSQKAYDAAGTEYSTDSTAGIYANEDAATLFNEINPGNQVAGVLVFDIPKKVKLSKLELHDSPFSGGVTVALA, from the coding sequence ATGCGTAAGACGACCATCCTTGGGCTGCTGCTCGCCACGACCGTGGCTCTGGGCTGCGGCGCCGGTACCACCGACACCGCCGGTTCCGGCGCCGCCGGCGGCAACGCCAGCGGCGAGGACGACGCGGGCCAGGACGACAAGAAGGAGCCGGCCAAGACGGCGAAGCTCGGCGACAAGGTGCGGGACGGGAAGTTCGAGTTCACGGTCAAGTCGGCCAAGTGCGGAACTGCCAAGGTCGGCAACGACCTGCTCGGCGAAAAGGCCCAGGGCCAGTTCTGCCTGGTCACGGTCAACGTGAGGAACATCGGCAAGGAGTCGCAGATGTTCAGCGACGGCAGCCAGAAGGCGTACGACGCAGCCGGCACCGAATACTCCACCGACTCCACCGCCGGCATCTATGCCAACGAGGACGCCGCCACCCTGTTCAACGAGATCAACCCGGGCAATCAGGTGGCTGGCGTACTCGTCTTCGACATCCCCAAGAAGGTGAAGCTCAGCAAGCTCGAGCTGCACGACTCACCGTTCTCCGGCGGCGTGACCGTCGCCCTCGCCTGA
- a CDS encoding type I restriction endonuclease subunit R, protein MSEADWEAFALDALGELGWEPLPGTAIAPGTGERESWAEPILPGRLRDAIARLNPQLSPATVDEAAGVVLTARSRDAFAENKRLHGLIVGGIRSIVYTDEHGAEHNPTIRLVDFRDEGANEYLAVNQVMVVEGDHKRRFDILCYLNGLPVGFIELKKAGDAYADLRGAYQQLRTYLTELPLAFRGNVVSVISDGITARYSTIFAPLEHFAPWNVDDAGERVPQPPTRSEDVALNLAIYGLFTPRRFLDLLHGYVAFGEAGGRPAKRMAKPHQYFAVEKAVRKTVEATRSHGKAGVVWHTQGSGKSMEMEFYSNQIAAHPSLGNPTIVVITDRTDLDEQLLDSFLGSELLPEAPRQAMTRDELRTELTNRRSGGIIFTTLQKFGLTRQERDARRRHPLLSDRRNIIVIVDEAHRSHYDSLDGYARHLRDALPYATLIAFTGTPISDVERNRNTQDVFGDYIDVYDLTDAVEDGATVRVYHESRLIPVDLPQDVAPETIDERADTVTAGLDDAERARIQRAVAVMNAVYGAPARLETLAADLVEHWETRSGEMRKFIDGSGKGMIVCATRDICARLYDEIIKLRPDWHDDADDKGRIKVVFTGNPGDEEHIRRHVRRPSRSKVIQKRIKDPDDDLELVIVQSMLLTGFDAPPLHTMYLDKPMRGAALMQALARVNRTFRSKQDGLLVGYAPITQNLHDALAEYTDQDQDSRPVGRDIDEVIGLLRDLHSVLCGTILAGYDWRATLAGKTKAPVLDAILGTLEHLRNPSLPENQPEPGVLTLAERFRRAVAKMDRLFALCASSGEINDLRDDIKFFQAARVYMAKFDVEDRRSRGLPIPAEIALYLRQLTAGVIEAGGVTDIYAAAGLEKPDLSHLDEAYLERLRASKTPNLTIEALRRAIEEAMRRSTRHNVVRREAFSARLIELMNRYTNQHLTAAEILGELVKMAHEVSAEGDRGQRFSPALNDDELAFYDAVAANESAVTEMGEGALADIARDLVTSVRRSITVDWTSRDDVRAKLRSTIKRLLAVHGYPPDAAEEAIKLVLRQTETLAEEWSTDAGR, encoded by the coding sequence ATGTCCGAGGCCGATTGGGAGGCGTTCGCGCTGGACGCACTCGGAGAACTGGGTTGGGAGCCGCTACCCGGAACGGCGATTGCGCCCGGCACTGGTGAGCGCGAGTCCTGGGCCGAGCCGATCCTGCCGGGCCGCCTCCGCGACGCCATCGCCCGGCTCAACCCGCAGCTTTCGCCAGCCACTGTGGACGAGGCGGCAGGCGTCGTGCTCACTGCCCGCTCCCGAGACGCTTTCGCGGAGAACAAGCGGCTGCACGGGTTGATCGTCGGGGGCATCCGGTCGATCGTCTACACCGACGAACACGGGGCCGAGCACAACCCGACGATCCGGCTGGTTGACTTCCGCGACGAGGGCGCCAACGAATACCTGGCGGTCAACCAGGTGATGGTGGTCGAGGGTGACCACAAGCGCCGTTTCGACATCCTCTGCTACCTCAACGGGCTGCCGGTTGGCTTCATCGAACTGAAGAAGGCCGGCGACGCGTACGCGGATCTGCGCGGCGCGTACCAGCAGCTTCGTACCTACCTGACGGAGCTGCCGCTCGCCTTCCGGGGCAACGTCGTCAGCGTCATCTCCGACGGAATCACGGCACGCTACAGCACGATCTTCGCGCCGCTGGAGCACTTCGCGCCGTGGAATGTGGATGATGCGGGTGAGCGGGTGCCGCAGCCACCGACCCGTAGCGAGGACGTCGCGCTCAACCTCGCGATCTACGGACTTTTCACCCCTCGCCGGTTCCTGGACCTGCTGCACGGCTACGTCGCGTTCGGGGAGGCCGGCGGGCGGCCGGCCAAGCGGATGGCGAAGCCGCACCAGTACTTCGCAGTGGAGAAGGCGGTGCGCAAGACGGTCGAGGCGACCCGGAGCCACGGCAAGGCCGGGGTCGTCTGGCACACCCAGGGCTCCGGCAAGTCGATGGAGATGGAGTTCTACTCGAACCAGATCGCCGCCCATCCGAGTCTCGGCAACCCGACCATCGTCGTCATCACCGACCGGACCGACCTCGACGAGCAGCTTCTCGACTCGTTCCTGGGTAGTGAGTTGCTGCCGGAGGCGCCACGGCAGGCGATGACCCGGGATGAGTTGCGTACCGAACTGACCAACCGTCGGTCCGGCGGAATCATCTTCACCACGTTGCAGAAGTTCGGACTCACGCGTCAGGAGCGGGACGCCAGGCGTCGGCATCCGCTGCTCTCCGACCGCCGCAACATCATCGTCATTGTCGACGAGGCGCACCGGAGCCACTACGACAGCCTGGACGGCTACGCCCGCCACCTGCGGGATGCGCTGCCCTACGCCACCCTGATCGCCTTCACCGGTACGCCGATTTCCGATGTCGAGCGCAACCGCAACACCCAGGACGTCTTCGGCGACTACATCGACGTCTACGACCTGACGGACGCGGTCGAGGATGGCGCGACGGTACGGGTTTATCACGAGAGCCGGTTGATCCCGGTCGACCTGCCCCAGGACGTGGCGCCAGAGACGATCGACGAGCGGGCCGACACGGTGACCGCCGGGCTCGATGACGCCGAGCGCGCCCGGATTCAGCGGGCGGTCGCGGTCATGAATGCGGTGTACGGCGCTCCGGCGCGGCTGGAGACTCTTGCCGCCGACCTCGTCGAGCACTGGGAGACCCGGTCCGGCGAGATGCGTAAGTTCATCGACGGTTCCGGCAAGGGAATGATCGTCTGTGCCACCCGGGACATCTGCGCCCGACTCTACGACGAGATCATCAAGCTTCGCCCCGACTGGCACGACGACGCCGACGACAAGGGCAGGATCAAGGTCGTCTTCACCGGCAATCCGGGCGACGAGGAGCACATCCGGCGGCACGTCCGGCGTCCCTCAAGATCGAAGGTAATCCAGAAGCGGATCAAGGACCCCGACGACGACCTGGAGCTGGTCATCGTGCAGTCGATGCTGCTGACCGGCTTCGACGCGCCACCGCTGCACACCATGTATCTCGACAAGCCGATGCGGGGCGCGGCGTTGATGCAGGCTCTCGCCCGGGTCAACCGCACGTTCCGTAGCAAGCAGGACGGGCTTCTCGTCGGGTACGCCCCGATCACCCAGAACCTGCACGACGCGCTGGCCGAGTACACCGACCAGGACCAGGACAGCAGGCCGGTCGGCCGGGACATCGACGAGGTGATCGGCCTGCTGCGCGACCTCCACTCCGTGCTCTGCGGGACCATTCTCGCCGGCTACGACTGGCGAGCCACCCTGGCGGGCAAGACGAAGGCTCCGGTTCTGGACGCGATCCTGGGCACCCTCGAACACCTGCGCAATCCGAGCCTGCCGGAGAACCAGCCCGAGCCCGGTGTGCTGACCCTCGCCGAGCGGTTCCGCCGGGCCGTGGCCAAGATGGACCGCCTCTTCGCACTCTGCGCCAGTAGCGGCGAGATCAACGACCTGCGCGACGACATCAAGTTCTTCCAGGCCGCACGGGTCTACATGGCCAAGTTCGATGTGGAGGACCGACGCTCGCGTGGCCTGCCCATCCCGGCCGAGATCGCCCTCTACCTGCGGCAGCTCACCGCTGGGGTGATCGAGGCTGGCGGGGTGACCGACATCTACGCGGCTGCCGGGCTGGAGAAGCCGGACCTGTCCCACCTCGACGAGGCGTACCTGGAGCGGCTGCGCGCATCCAAGACCCCGAACCTGACCATCGAGGCCCTGCGCCGCGCCATCGAGGAAGCGATGCGCCGATCGACACGGCACAACGTCGTACGCCGGGAGGCGTTCTCGGCCCGGCTGATCGAGTTGATGAACCGGTACACGAACCAGCACCTCACTGCGGCCGAGATCCTCGGCGAGCTGGTGAAGATGGCGCACGAGGTGAGCGCCGAGGGTGACCGGGGCCAACGGTTCAGCCCGGCGCTCAACGACGACGAGCTGGCCTTCTATGACGCGGTGGCCGCGAACGAGTCGGCGGTCACCGAGATGGGGGAGGGCGCGCTCGCCGACATCGCCCGGGACCTGGTGACCTCCGTCCGCCGGTCCATCACCGTCGACTGGACCTCCCGCGACGACGTACGCGCCAAGCTTCGCTCCACCATCAAGCGGCTGCTCGCCGTGCATGGCTACCCACCCGATGCGGCCGAGGAGGCGATCAAGCTCGTCCTGCGCCAGACCGAAACCCTGGCCGAAGAGTGGTCGACTGATGCCGGCCGCTGA
- a CDS encoding DUF6119 family protein has product MQSARHRPRTRPPNRPAARKDARRPPNEQPALFDLAVPEQPTGTYQTSVYQLDRVPSTIDGLQEGLNHRYVRENQFVPEPRLVAGKPALLVRGTVPRERADWCDVLTSLTDGPVELGFSSGGAVLLVAVDDQVYALTYGTLGRFMIDLERVNPGFGIGFAVRSLAPDAIKQVRRRVFGTSGRVDRNLVPGGTHIRMYGIDKWGEIVGQISGKAHNSNLTACRSTGRPTPVEGSNALRIHLATEPEQLLADLREIDRVCRTEAPHTDLEFITQIRPVESHDPRLPELEDQLDERLGLADPPDVGLAVPDRLAGDFALMKSYEIYVPRSATRRSHHRSDLSLADILTRTNQVPAGKRWKSLGSGSSLTAYADEAASEEIGEAPVSRWITAQLASGESQLLLHDGRWFEVGDKHREFLRDEIVQILARPTSLVLPPWRHGEDEASYNRKAERSGAGLVLLDRKLLTTAQHHRGIEACDLLGSNGELIHVKRVDRSAPLSHLFAQGMISMDALKYEADARKALVEMVRRQNPGRRIDLDFRPRKVVYAIALSSGKALTVSSLFTFAQVALYRAVKALRNEDVDVEVIGIPYI; this is encoded by the coding sequence ATGCAGAGTGCAAGACACCGCCCCCGGACAAGACCACCCAACCGCCCGGCGGCCCGGAAGGACGCCCGGCGACCCCCGAACGAGCAGCCCGCGCTGTTCGACTTGGCCGTGCCGGAACAGCCGACCGGGACCTATCAAACCTCGGTCTACCAGCTCGATCGGGTGCCGTCGACCATCGACGGTCTGCAGGAAGGTCTGAACCACCGCTATGTTCGCGAGAACCAGTTTGTGCCTGAGCCGCGGCTGGTTGCCGGCAAGCCGGCGCTGCTGGTGCGTGGCACGGTGCCACGCGAGCGGGCCGACTGGTGTGATGTCCTCACCTCACTGACCGACGGACCCGTGGAACTGGGCTTCAGCAGCGGCGGGGCCGTACTGCTCGTTGCCGTTGACGACCAGGTGTACGCACTGACGTACGGCACCCTGGGCCGGTTCATGATCGACCTGGAACGGGTCAACCCCGGCTTCGGGATCGGCTTCGCGGTCCGCTCGCTCGCACCCGACGCGATCAAACAGGTACGGCGCCGCGTCTTCGGCACGTCCGGCCGGGTGGACCGTAATCTGGTGCCGGGCGGCACGCACATCCGGATGTACGGCATCGACAAGTGGGGCGAGATCGTCGGTCAGATCTCCGGAAAGGCTCATAACTCGAACCTGACCGCGTGCCGGTCCACCGGTCGACCGACCCCGGTCGAGGGCAGCAACGCCCTACGGATCCACCTCGCCACCGAGCCCGAACAGCTACTCGCCGATCTGCGCGAGATCGACCGGGTCTGCCGGACAGAGGCGCCGCACACCGACCTGGAGTTCATCACCCAGATCCGTCCCGTCGAGTCCCACGACCCTCGGTTGCCGGAACTGGAGGATCAGCTCGACGAACGACTCGGGCTGGCCGACCCGCCCGACGTCGGCCTGGCGGTGCCGGACCGGCTCGCCGGCGACTTCGCGCTGATGAAGTCGTACGAGATTTACGTGCCCAGGTCGGCCACGCGCCGGTCACACCACCGCAGCGACCTCAGCCTGGCCGACATCCTCACCCGGACAAACCAGGTGCCGGCCGGTAAACGGTGGAAGTCGCTGGGCAGCGGCAGCAGCCTCACCGCCTATGCCGACGAGGCGGCGAGCGAGGAAATCGGCGAGGCGCCCGTTTCTCGTTGGATCACCGCTCAACTCGCATCGGGGGAAAGCCAACTACTGCTGCACGACGGTCGTTGGTTCGAGGTCGGCGACAAGCATCGGGAGTTCCTCCGGGACGAGATTGTGCAGATTCTCGCCCGACCGACGAGCCTCGTCCTGCCGCCATGGCGCCACGGCGAGGACGAGGCGTCGTACAACAGGAAGGCGGAGCGGAGCGGAGCCGGGCTCGTACTGCTGGACCGGAAGCTGCTGACCACAGCCCAGCACCACCGAGGGATCGAGGCTTGCGACCTGCTCGGATCGAACGGCGAGCTGATCCATGTCAAGCGAGTCGATCGCAGCGCCCCCCTGAGCCACCTCTTCGCCCAGGGCATGATCTCGATGGACGCCCTGAAGTACGAGGCGGACGCCCGAAAGGCCCTGGTCGAGATGGTGCGACGGCAGAACCCGGGTCGCCGAATCGACCTCGACTTCCGGCCCCGCAAGGTGGTCTACGCCATCGCCCTCAGCTCGGGCAAGGCGCTCACCGTCAGCTCCCTCTTCACCTTCGCCCAAGTCGCGCTCTACCGCGCGGTAAAGGCGCTACGCAACGAGGACGTTGACGTCGAAGTCATTGGCATCCCGTACATCTGA
- a CDS encoding restriction endonuclease subunit S domain-containing protein has protein sequence MSEWTMLRLGDAITVKHGYAFKGEYFSDVGPGGLLVTPGNFAIGGGFQIGKAKYYDGPMPDGFILDPGAIVVTMTDLSKGGDTLGYSAKVPNDGRIYLHNQRIGLTQIVRPDLVDRNFLYYSLQTPLYRSHVLAGATGSTVRHTSPSRIYDYVLRLPGLDIQRMIAAILGIIDEKIAVNEQVARTAFGLASAMYRRYSEERSSWRAIRLADTARWYSGGTPTTSEPLYWGGATPWISAASLKSSWIDHSERRITALGAVNGTRLVPAGTVIFVVRGSSLKDEFRIGITQREVAFGQDCKALLPVEGVSADVLFHAIKSRSAQILEMVDETSIGAGRLATELIQELPVMLPSSTEDRVVDELRMLNRLAAARQGESRLMLSLRDALLPRLMSGEIRVRDAEREVENAL, from the coding sequence ATGTCTGAGTGGACGATGCTTCGGCTTGGTGATGCGATTACCGTCAAACACGGCTACGCCTTTAAGGGTGAATATTTTTCCGACGTTGGACCCGGGGGTCTCCTGGTTACTCCAGGCAATTTCGCTATTGGTGGCGGGTTCCAGATAGGGAAGGCGAAATATTACGATGGCCCGATGCCCGATGGCTTCATACTTGACCCCGGCGCCATTGTCGTTACGATGACGGATTTGAGTAAGGGCGGGGATACTCTTGGCTATTCTGCGAAAGTTCCAAATGATGGTAGGATTTATCTCCATAATCAGCGAATCGGCTTGACGCAGATCGTTAGACCCGACCTCGTCGACAGGAATTTCCTTTACTACTCGTTGCAGACTCCGCTCTATCGTTCCCATGTGCTAGCTGGGGCCACGGGAAGCACTGTTCGGCATACAAGCCCATCGCGGATCTACGACTACGTTCTGCGGCTTCCTGGTCTTGACATTCAAAGGATGATTGCTGCGATACTTGGAATAATTGACGAGAAGATCGCCGTAAACGAGCAGGTTGCTAGGACGGCCTTCGGGCTTGCATCCGCCATGTACCGCCGTTATTCGGAGGAACGCTCCAGTTGGCGAGCTATTCGTCTGGCTGATACTGCGCGATGGTACTCGGGGGGCACTCCGACAACATCGGAGCCCCTCTATTGGGGCGGTGCCACTCCGTGGATCTCTGCGGCAAGTCTCAAGAGTTCGTGGATTGATCACTCTGAGCGTCGAATTACGGCGCTAGGTGCGGTTAATGGCACTCGTCTGGTCCCAGCTGGCACGGTGATATTCGTTGTTAGGGGTTCCAGTCTTAAGGATGAGTTCCGAATTGGGATTACGCAACGCGAAGTGGCGTTCGGGCAAGATTGCAAAGCCCTTCTTCCTGTTGAAGGCGTCTCGGCGGACGTACTCTTTCATGCGATTAAGAGTCGCAGCGCGCAAATCCTGGAAATGGTGGATGAAACAAGCATCGGGGCTGGTCGACTGGCGACGGAGCTTATTCAAGAGTTACCGGTGATGCTCCCATCATCAACCGAAGATCGCGTAGTAGACGAGCTCCGCATGTTGAACAGGCTTGCGGCCGCCCGCCAGGGCGAGAGCCGGTTGATGCTGTCTCTTCGCGATGCACTGCTGCCAAGGTTGATGTCGGGGGAGATTCGCGTACGGGATGCTGAGCGGGAGGTGGAGAACGCGTTATGA
- a CDS encoding type I restriction-modification system subunit M, which translates to MPPRKRAGQAALPGMPTMADLRDTLWKAADKLRGSMDAAQYKDFVLGLVFLKYVSDAFEERREQIRQEVLDQGIAESRVEVFLNDIDEYAGHGVFWVPDEARWLYLAERAKGGRIGELLDAAMDAVMKLNDPLKGVLPKIFNRDNVDQRRLGELVDLITDARFTGHGDRPARDVLGEVYEYFLEKFARAEGKRGGEFYTPGSVVELLVEVLEPYSGRVYDPCCGSGGMFVQAEKFVLNHRGRRDDIAVYGQEANERTWRLAKMNLAIHGIGGDLGPKWEDTFYADKHPDVKADYVLANPPFNMSDWHRKVDDKRWHYGVPPAGNANFAWLQHIVSKLGERGAAGVVLANGSMSSKQSGEGEIRAAMVEADLITCMIALPPQLFRTTPIPACLWFFAKDKGPQGAKKLADRRGDVLFIDARNMGTMVDRTERKLMPEDIKKIAGAYHAWRGTASARVENLNYEDEAGFCYSATQDEIRQHDHVLSPGRYVGAAEVDTSDDEPIANKIERLKKELYGHFDESSRLEQEVRTWLERLDV; encoded by the coding sequence ATGCCCCCCAGGAAGAGAGCCGGCCAGGCCGCGCTGCCCGGCATGCCCACCATGGCCGATCTGCGCGACACGCTGTGGAAGGCCGCCGACAAGCTGCGCGGCTCGATGGACGCCGCGCAGTACAAGGACTTCGTCCTGGGCCTGGTCTTCCTCAAGTACGTCTCCGACGCGTTCGAGGAGCGTCGCGAGCAGATCCGGCAGGAGGTGCTCGACCAGGGCATCGCTGAGTCGCGGGTCGAGGTCTTCCTCAACGACATCGACGAGTACGCCGGGCATGGGGTCTTCTGGGTACCGGACGAGGCTCGCTGGTTGTATCTGGCGGAGCGCGCCAAGGGCGGGAGGATCGGCGAGTTGCTCGACGCCGCGATGGACGCGGTAATGAAGCTCAACGACCCGCTCAAGGGCGTACTCCCGAAGATTTTCAACCGGGACAACGTGGATCAGCGGCGGCTCGGTGAACTGGTCGACCTGATCACCGACGCCAGGTTCACCGGGCACGGCGACCGGCCGGCGCGGGACGTGCTCGGCGAGGTCTACGAATACTTCCTGGAGAAGTTCGCTCGGGCCGAGGGTAAGCGCGGCGGTGAGTTCTACACCCCGGGCAGTGTGGTCGAACTGCTGGTCGAGGTGCTGGAGCCGTATTCGGGGCGAGTCTACGACCCGTGCTGTGGCTCGGGTGGCATGTTCGTGCAAGCGGAGAAGTTCGTCCTCAACCATCGGGGCCGGCGCGACGACATCGCCGTCTACGGCCAGGAGGCCAACGAACGCACCTGGCGGCTGGCGAAGATGAATCTCGCCATCCACGGCATCGGCGGCGACCTCGGGCCGAAGTGGGAGGACACCTTCTACGCCGACAAGCACCCGGACGTGAAGGCCGACTACGTGCTGGCCAACCCGCCGTTCAACATGTCGGACTGGCACCGCAAGGTGGACGACAAGCGTTGGCACTACGGCGTGCCGCCAGCCGGCAACGCCAACTTCGCCTGGTTGCAGCACATCGTGTCGAAGCTCGGGGAGCGCGGCGCGGCCGGGGTGGTGCTGGCGAACGGCTCGATGTCCTCCAAGCAGTCCGGTGAGGGCGAGATCCGCGCCGCGATGGTCGAGGCAGACCTGATCACCTGCATGATCGCGCTGCCGCCGCAACTCTTCCGTACGACGCCGATTCCGGCCTGCCTATGGTTCTTCGCCAAGGACAAGGGACCGCAGGGTGCGAAGAAGTTGGCGGACCGGCGCGGCGATGTGCTCTTCATCGACGCCCGCAACATGGGCACGATGGTCGACCGCACCGAGCGCAAGTTGATGCCCGAGGACATCAAGAAGATTGCCGGGGCGTACCACGCGTGGCGCGGCACGGCTTCGGCTCGAGTCGAGAACCTGAATTACGAGGACGAGGCTGGCTTCTGCTACTCGGCGACTCAGGACGAAATCCGTCAGCACGATCACGTGCTGAGCCCGGGCCGCTATGTCGGCGCCGCCGAGGTCGACACCTCCGACGACGAACCGATCGCTAACAAGATCGAGCGCCTGAAGAAGGAATTGTACGGCCACTTCGATGAATCGTCCCGCTTGGAGCAGGAAGTCCGTACGTGGCTGGAGCGGCTTGATGTCTGA
- a CDS encoding N-6 DNA methylase family protein, producing MRDGALTQLISMPEIADLVQVRRPVVTTWRRRHPGFPTPVENDRGRPLFDAGEVLDWLVETGRANRAEVEPDLRLHLLACLTGPAISTPRVGGRRAPLPAREMFAAVTALICLRHLDDEPLCPEGQPERHIVPALRERAAEVDWDDRLLRAEVDGLSAYPSWLAGVVDELIEAAWDCPRAYERVLAARQRFDVPELYADATVPPLGRLIAGLSGAREHADRYGTVRVTDQVAGVGDLLMAVRSELSEDTSMLVRAAEADPFLARIARRRLVVHELPDAEWSTDDAPDMAPDHSDIRILRLPYEPSEQRVRIDIDPLAAVADAAGTLGPEQTMVVWGPADLLVDGLAPYRSSARTRNKLLAANVVEAVIKLPGGLLPFRPGHQTALWVLRAEKSPESQGRVLLADVSDQPLTDQVVETLVWDIVTWRRDGYRPRDHLRAYASQVAIEDLLVVPRLPLTVNRPVGIRAKLQGRQLMVAQVTELEVALNQLTQPREPFHSGLAAQEEDRRTPTKPIGALIGEGQLLLRSGARIAAGDIRAEGQHPVLGPPELTGGSRIGSRRIDWQVLAERYPHVRLTDPDDIVVTLAPRLGVHRDESGFSVVEFPTRVLRVPKTERDRFTPRVLTALLNALNGARPAGAVRGPARLVDLQLPVLSPAEVARLDGLLASADERRALARRELELLDELCQLAVSGVTEGKLTVTVSHPTDGPSRTNPKH from the coding sequence ATGCGGGACGGGGCACTCACCCAACTCATCTCGATGCCGGAGATCGCGGATCTGGTCCAGGTACGCCGACCGGTCGTGACGACCTGGCGCCGCCGGCATCCGGGCTTCCCGACCCCGGTCGAGAACGATCGCGGTCGTCCCTTGTTCGACGCGGGGGAGGTGTTGGACTGGCTGGTGGAGACCGGTCGAGCCAATCGGGCCGAGGTCGAGCCCGATCTCCGGCTCCATCTGCTCGCGTGCCTCACCGGGCCGGCCATCTCCACTCCCCGGGTGGGCGGTCGACGAGCCCCGCTGCCGGCCCGCGAGATGTTCGCGGCGGTCACCGCGCTGATCTGTCTGCGTCACCTCGACGACGAACCGCTGTGCCCCGAGGGCCAACCCGAACGACACATCGTGCCTGCCCTACGGGAGCGGGCAGCGGAGGTCGACTGGGATGACCGCTTGTTGCGCGCGGAGGTTGACGGGCTGTCGGCGTACCCGAGTTGGTTGGCCGGCGTGGTGGACGAGCTGATCGAGGCCGCCTGGGACTGCCCACGGGCGTACGAGCGGGTGCTCGCCGCTCGGCAGCGGTTCGACGTACCGGAGCTCTACGCGGACGCCACCGTCCCGCCGCTCGGCCGCCTGATAGCCGGACTGTCCGGTGCCCGGGAGCACGCGGACCGGTACGGGACCGTACGGGTGACCGATCAGGTCGCCGGTGTCGGCGATCTGCTGATGGCGGTACGGAGTGAGCTGTCCGAGGACACCTCGATGCTGGTACGGGCCGCCGAGGCGGATCCGTTCCTGGCGCGCATCGCGCGTCGTCGGCTGGTTGTGCACGAGCTGCCGGACGCTGAGTGGTCGACCGACGACGCACCCGATATGGCGCCGGACCATTCCGACATCCGCATACTCCGTCTGCCCTACGAGCCGTCGGAGCAGCGGGTCAGGATCGACATCGACCCGCTCGCCGCGGTTGCCGACGCCGCGGGGACGCTCGGGCCGGAACAGACCATGGTGGTGTGGGGGCCGGCGGATCTCCTGGTCGACGGGCTGGCGCCGTACCGGTCGTCTGCCCGTACCCGCAACAAGCTGCTGGCCGCGAATGTTGTCGAGGCGGTAATCAAGCTGCCAGGCGGACTGCTGCCGTTCCGGCCCGGCCACCAGACCGCGCTCTGGGTGTTGCGGGCCGAGAAATCGCCGGAGTCGCAGGGCCGGGTGCTGCTGGCCGATGTCTCCGATCAGCCACTGACCGACCAGGTCGTGGAGACGCTGGTCTGGGACATCGTGACCTGGCGCCGGGACGGCTACCGACCGCGCGATCACCTGCGGGCGTACGCGAGCCAGGTTGCCATCGAAGATCTCCTGGTCGTGCCTCGACTACCGCTGACTGTCAACCGTCCCGTCGGCATCCGGGCCAAGTTGCAAGGCCGGCAACTGATGGTGGCGCAGGTCACCGAGTTGGAGGTCGCGCTCAACCAACTCACTCAACCTCGCGAGCCCTTCCACAGCGGTCTGGCTGCCCAGGAGGAAGATCGTCGGACGCCGACGAAACCCATCGGGGCGCTGATCGGCGAAGGCCAACTGTTGCTGCGCAGCGGCGCGCGGATCGCTGCCGGCGATATCCGAGCCGAGGGGCAGCACCCGGTGCTGGGACCGCCCGAGCTGACCGGGGGAAGCCGGATCGGTTCGCGGCGGATCGACTGGCAGGTGCTCGCCGAGCGGTATCCGCACGTGCGACTTACCGACCCGGACGACATCGTGGTCACCCTGGCGCCCCGGCTCGGTGTCCACCGGGACGAGTCGGGTTTCTCCGTTGTCGAGTTTCCGACCCGGGTACTCCGGGTGCCGAAGACCGAACGTGACCGGTTCACTCCGAGGGTCCTCACCGCCTTGCTCAACGCGCTGAATGGAGCCCGGCCGGCAGGCGCGGTGCGCGGCCCGGCACGCCTGGTCGACCTGCAACTTCCCGTACTGTCACCGGCTGAGGTTGCTCGACTGGACGGCCTGCTCGCCTCGGCCGACGAGCGCCGCGCCCTGGCCCGCCGGGAGTTGGAGCTGCTCGACGAGTTGTGCCAACTCGCCGTCTCGGGCGTCACCGAAGGAAAGCTGACGGTAACGGTAAGCCATCCGACGGATGGACCCTCACGAACGAACCCGAAACACTAA